In a genomic window of Croceibacterium sp. TMG7-5b_MA50:
- a CDS encoding homoserine dehydrogenase, which produces MAAEPLRIALAGLGTVGGGVIRLLTANGALIARRAGRPIEIVAVSARDRGKDRGVDLSRFAWEDDLALLAQRDDVDIVVELIGGSDGPALALARRTLGLGKGLVTANKAMIAHHGMELAGAAESANAPLKFEAAVAGGIPVIKGLREGAAANALTRIYGILNGTCNYILSTMEDTGRDFADVLKEAQALGYAEADPAFDIEGTDAAHKLAILAAIGFGAGVAFDQVEVDGITRIRAADIARAQALGYVIRLIGMAECEEGGTRMFQRVQPCLVPRSHPLAAVDGATNAVVAEGNFSGRLLFQGAGAGDGPTASAVVADLIDIARGDAGPPFSVPVAELEPLAAADGATRTGRAYLRFIVADRPGVLAEITAAMRDAGVSIESLIQQGQAAEGGEVLVAMVTHEGPERAVAHALELLRESPSLARPPLVLRLID; this is translated from the coding sequence ATGGCCGCAGAACCGCTTCGCATCGCCTTGGCTGGCCTTGGCACGGTGGGTGGCGGCGTGATCCGCCTGCTCACCGCCAACGGTGCGCTGATTGCGCGGCGCGCGGGTCGTCCGATCGAGATCGTCGCCGTTTCCGCCCGCGACCGGGGCAAGGATCGCGGCGTCGACCTGTCGCGCTTCGCGTGGGAGGATGACCTGGCCCTGCTTGCACAGCGCGACGATGTGGACATCGTGGTGGAACTGATCGGCGGGTCAGACGGTCCGGCGCTGGCTCTGGCGCGCCGCACGCTGGGCTTGGGCAAGGGCCTGGTCACCGCCAACAAGGCGATGATCGCGCATCACGGCATGGAATTGGCCGGCGCGGCCGAGAGCGCCAACGCGCCCTTGAAGTTCGAGGCGGCGGTGGCCGGCGGCATTCCCGTCATCAAGGGCCTGCGCGAAGGGGCCGCGGCAAACGCGCTGACCCGGATCTACGGTATCCTCAACGGCACCTGCAATTACATCCTGTCCACCATGGAGGACACCGGCCGCGACTTCGCCGATGTGCTGAAGGAAGCGCAGGCGCTGGGCTATGCCGAGGCGGACCCGGCCTTCGACATTGAGGGCACCGACGCCGCGCACAAGCTGGCGATCCTCGCCGCAATCGGCTTCGGCGCGGGTGTCGCGTTCGACCAGGTGGAGGTGGACGGCATTACCCGCATCCGCGCCGCCGACATCGCCCGGGCGCAGGCGCTGGGCTATGTCATCCGGCTGATCGGCATGGCCGAGTGTGAGGAGGGCGGGACCCGCATGTTCCAACGGGTGCAGCCCTGTCTGGTGCCGCGCAGCCATCCGCTCGCTGCAGTGGATGGCGCCACCAACGCGGTCGTCGCGGAGGGGAATTTCAGCGGGCGCCTGCTGTTTCAGGGCGCGGGCGCCGGCGACGGGCCGACGGCCAGCGCCGTCGTGGCCGACCTGATCGACATCGCCCGCGGCGATGCGGGGCCGCCGTTCAGCGTGCCGGTGGCGGAGCTGGAGCCGCTCGCCGCCGCCGATGGCGCCACCCGCACGGGTCGCGCCTATCTGCGTTTCATCGTCGCCGACCGGCCGGGCGTGCTGGCGGAGATCACCGCCGCGATGCGCGATGCCGGCGTATCTATCGAAAGCCTGATCCAGCAGGGGCAAGCCGCAGAAGGTGGCGAGGTGCTGGTGGCGATGGTCACGCATGAGGGGCCGGAGCGGGCCGTCGCCCATGCGCTGGAACTGCTGCGCGAATCGCCCAGCCTGGCGCGTCCTCCGCTGGTCCTGCGCCTGATCGACTAA